One region of Candidatus Bathyarchaeia archaeon genomic DNA includes:
- a CDS encoding RraA family protein, with protein sequence MLDIERPPKEVIEDLRRMYTGIIQDACDKVLGLSVRTWMDPGLRPISDDTKVIGPAITLWMVPPSLESFRERRGLGLAFEAIDNAQRGDVFVVGGGMSDSGMWGEMMSIAGARKGLGGAVVDGGVRDVLAIREMKFPLFYRNPVVTTAQTRLETVLVNAPIKCGGIQVRPGDLVFGDYDGVVVVPKAYIEEVHSLCLEYFEEEERVRDALKRGVKLSELKRRVL encoded by the coding sequence AGATATAGAGAGGCCCCCAAAGGAGGTAATAGAAGACCTTCGGAGGATGTACACGGGCATAATACAGGACGCCTGCGATAAGGTACTCGGATTGAGCGTTAGGACTTGGATGGATCCGGGCCTTAGGCCGATATCGGATGATACCAAGGTGATCGGGCCCGCCATCACGCTCTGGATGGTCCCGCCCTCGCTCGAGTCCTTCCGGGAGAGGAGGGGGCTCGGCTTGGCCTTCGAAGCGATCGATAACGCCCAAAGGGGCGATGTCTTCGTCGTCGGCGGAGGGATGAGCGATTCAGGGATGTGGGGCGAGATGATGTCCATAGCCGGCGCGAGGAAGGGCCTCGGGGGCGCGGTCGTGGATGGAGGCGTCAGGGATGTCCTCGCAATAAGGGAGATGAAATTCCCGCTGTTCTATAGGAACCCGGTCGTAACAACTGCTCAAACTAGGCTAGAGACGGTTCTTGTGAACGCCCCCATAAAGTGCGGGGGCATACAGGTCAGGCCGGGGGATTTGGTCTTCGGCGATTACGATGGAGTTGTGGTAGTGCCGAAGGCTTATATCGAAGAGGTTCACTCCCTCTGCCTCGAATACTTCGAGGAGGAGGAAAGGGTCAGGGA